A genomic window from Pecten maximus chromosome 4, xPecMax1.1, whole genome shotgun sequence includes:
- the LOC117326406 gene encoding uncharacterized protein LOC117326406: MPPAKSQVWAYFKKINNDVASCDICKLNVAMSRGTTNLSTHLIRHHKINVAGKGGGSSEHHEHYLYPVSAEDMMGTLLQTLDIRYRAPNRHTVSDTLIPAVLQQEKEKLFLELSQAKGVSLTSDAWTSRATESYITITCHFVRDWELKSKVLQT, from the exons ATGCCGCCTGCGAAATCCCAGGTGTGGGCATATTTTAAAAAGATCAACAATGATGTTGCGAGCTGCGACATTTGTAAGCTCAATGTGGCCATGTCAAGGGGGACTACAAACCTAAGTACCCACCTAATCAGACACCATAAGATTAATGTTGCTGGGAAAGGTGGTGGGTCGTCTGAACACCATGAACATTACCTGTACCCTGTGTCAGCAGAGGATATGATGGG GACACTCTTGCAGACTCTGGATATCAGATACAGGGCTCCTAATCGCCACACTGTCAGTGACACACTGATACCTGCAGTGCTACAACAGGAGAAGGAGAAGCTGTTTTTGGAGTTGTCGCAGGCAAAAGGGGTTTCACTGACGTCCGATGCCTGGACATCTCGTGCAACAGAgtcatatataacaatcacATGCCACTTCGTCAGGGACTGGGAGCTCAAATCAAAGGTGTTGCAAACTTAG